In a genomic window of Melitaea cinxia chromosome 2, ilMelCinx1.1, whole genome shotgun sequence:
- the LOC123660141 gene encoding juvenile hormone esterase-like, with product MCRVIMYWFVKILGLFSLVLCNVTPSRIVNLTQGPVRGYKDKNLDVFIFYGIPYATAPTGQDKFKAPLPPPVWSELFEAVDNNIICPQNDVTQMIRGSKNIKEDCLIANVYMPEKNEELLPVLVRFHSGAYAFGHGDISQSEHLVKSKKIVAVTFNHRLGAHGFLCLGTKDVPGNAGMKDQVALLRWVKNNIEKFGGNPNEVTISGHDTGSSSVDILMISKTAQGLFKRVIAESGANTAAFSVQTDPIKNAKRYSELFQRENLDDLNDLELFYKNLSSTELNSKNTLARPDSTFLMSPCVERDVGQEILLDDNPVNILKSGNFEKRPMLYGFSEIDGQLRLLYLEFWEFWMNIRFLEFLPADLQFEDIKEKRKVAEQIKQFYFGDKTIGKETVAEFVKYFTDVMYAYPVLRSVKFQVEAGNNQVFLCMFSKKNFESPAMIFKNTTLVDQCPKAIGVLNDYWEEIKEDGYGAVDLKPVEEILPQVVLNFIISGEPVIPGSKIRWQPVGANWSPYMHIGRTFKLKKSLLKKRALFWENIYNKYYRFPTPPPAPAPKDND from the exons ATGTGTCGTGTGATAATGTATtggtttgttaaaatattaggaCTATTTTCCTTAGTTCTTTGTAACGTTACTCCATCACGAATAGTGAATTTGACTCAAGGTCCCGTGCGTGggtataaagataaaaatttagacgtatttattttttacggtATTCCTTATGCAACAGCGCCAACCGGCCAGGACAAGTTCAAG GCACCTCTTCCACCACCAGTTTGGTCAGAGCTGTTTGAAGCAGTcgataacaatataatatgtcCACAAAATGATGTAACACAAATGATACGAGGCAGTAAAAATATTAAGGAAGATTGTCTTATTGCTAATGTATACATGCCTGAAAAAAACGAAGAACTACTTCCAGTTTTGGTGCGTTTTCATTCTGGAGCCTACGCTTTTGGCCATGGAGATATATCACAAAGTGAACATttggtaaaaagtaaaaaaattgtagctgTAACGTTTAACCACAGGCTAGGTGCACATGGTTTTCTTTGTCTAGGTACAAAAGACGTGCCGGGAAATGCTGGTATGAAGGATCAAGTGGCATTACTCCGCTGGGTCAAgaataatatagaaaaatttGGTGGTAACCCTAACGAAGTCACAATATCAGGTCATGATACAGGTTCCTCATCGGtagatattttaatgatatccAAAACGGCTCAAGGTTTATTTAAAAGAGTCATCGCAGAGAGTGGAGCAAATACAGCGGCATTTAGTGTTCAGACTGATCCTATTAAAAATGCTAAACGATATTCAGAATTATTTCAAAGGGAAAATTTAGATGACCTTAATGACTTAGAATTGTTTTACAAAAACCTGTCTAGTACagaattaaattcaaaaaatacacTAGCCAGACCAGATTCCACTTTTTTGATGTCCCCGTGTGTGGAACGTGATGTGGGTCAAGAAATATTACTAGATGATAATCCAGTTAACATATTAAAATCTGGAAATTTTGAAAAACGCCCAATGTTGTATGGTTTTAGTGAAATAGATGGACAGTTACGACTTCTATATTTGGAGTTCTGGGAGTTTTGGATGAATATACGCTTCTTAGAATTTCTGCCAGCTGATTTACAATTTGaagatataaaagaaaaacgtAAAGTTGCGgaacaaattaaacaattttatttcggTGATAAAACGATAGGAAAAGAGACAGTTGCAgagtttgtaaaatatttcacaGATGTTATGTATGCGTATCCAGTATTAAGATCGGTAAAATTTCAGGTTGAAGCCGGAAATAAtcaagtatttttatgtatgttttcgaaaaaaaattttgaaagtccagcgatgatatttaaaaacacCACTTTAGTAGATCAATGTCCTAAAGCGATTGGGGTCCTAAATGATTATTGGGAAGAAATAAAAGAAGATGGATACGGTGCGGTGGATCTTAAACCAGTAGAAGAAATACTTCCACAAgttgtgttaaattttataatttctgg GGAACCTGTTATTCCTGGCTCCAAGATAAGATGGCAACCAGTAGGCGCTAATTGGTCACCTTATATGCACATTGGTAGAACGTTTAAGCTGAAGAAATCGTTGTTAAAGAAAAGAGCACTGTTTTGGGAAAACATCTACAACAAATACTATCGTTTTCCAACCCCACCGCCAGCCCCTGCACCAAAAGATAACGATTAA